The following are encoded in a window of Sminthopsis crassicaudata isolate SCR6 chromosome 3, ASM4859323v1, whole genome shotgun sequence genomic DNA:
- the LOC141559760 gene encoding LOW QUALITY PROTEIN: olfactory receptor 8A1-like (The sequence of the model RefSeq protein was modified relative to this genomic sequence to represent the inferred CDS: inserted 2 bases in 2 codons) — translation MASENQSTVTEFYLEGLTFXLPLFVLFLWVYVFTMLGNLGMILLIAISSQLKSPMYYFLSNLSFIDLCYSSVVIPKLLVNFIXKSNVISYAGCMTQLFLFCFFAIDECYMLTAMASNGYVAICNPLLYNVVMSPKVCSSLATGVYVMGIAGAQAHTSCMERLSFCGPNHINHYLCDILPLLELSCSSTYINEFLVVFLLGFNVLATTLAILISYAFILSSIFRINSAKGRYKDFSTCGSHPAAVAIFYGSIMFMYFKPASSSNMTQERVASVFYTTVIPMLNALIYSLRNKDVKEALKKVIEKKVYCI, via the exons ATGGCCTCAGAAAATCAGTCCACAGTGACTGAATTTTACCTTGAAGGATTAACCT AGCttcccctttttgttttgttcctttGGGTGTATGTGTTTACTATGCTGGGGAATCTGGGCATGATCCTCTTGATTGCTATTAGTTCTCAGCTCAAATCCCCAATGTACTATTTTCTCAGCAACTTGTCCTTCATAGATCTCTGCTACTCCTCTGTTGTTATTCCCAAATTGCTGGTGAATTTTA GAAAATCAAACGTCATCTCTTATGCTGGGTGCATGACACAGCTgttcttgttttgcttttttgcaatTGATGAGTGCTACATGCTGACAGCCATGGCTTCTAATGGTTATGTTGCAATCTGTAACCCACTGCTCTATAATGTTGTCATGTCTCCGAAGGTCTGTTCCTCACTGGCAACAGGTGTGTATGTGATGGGGATTGCTGGTGCCCAGGCACACACAAGTTGTATGGAAAGATTATCTTTCTGTGGTCCTAATCACATTAATCATTACCTCTGTGACATCCTTCCTCTCCTGGAGCTTTCCTGCTCCAGTACTTATATTAATGAATTCTTAGTGGTGTTTCTTCTTGGATTCAATGTATTGGCAACTACTCTGGCCATCTTGATCTCTTATGCTTTTATCCTTTCTAGCATCTTTCGCATTAATTCTGCTAAGGGCAGGTACAAAGACTTCAGCACCTGTGGCTCTCACCCTGCTGCTGTGGCAATTTTTTATGGCTCCattatgtttatgtattttaaaCCAGCATCCAGCAGTAACATGACACAGGAAAGGGTAGCATCTGTCTTTTATACCACAGTGATTCCTATGCTGAATGCCCTGATCTACAGTCTAAGGAACAAGGATGTGAAGGAGGCACTGAAGAAAGTCATAGAAAAGAAGGTTtattgcatataa
- the LOC141562263 gene encoding olfactory receptor 8D1-like: MASLNESTVVMFILEGLTDQPELQLFLFILFLVIYVVTVVGNLGMIILIAVGPQLQSPMYYFLSNLSFVDLCYSSAITPKLLMNFTGDKNIISYIECMTQLFFFCFFIVSECFMLTAMAYDRYVAICSPLLYTIIMSPRVCYILVTGVYTMGTFTTLVHTCCMARLSFCGPNLIKHYFCDIIPLLKLSCSSTYINELLVMIIGTFNVFSTTAAIFISYSLILTSILRMQSAEGRSKAFSTCSSHLTAVAIFYGTIIFMYLKPPSSSNMTQEKVASVFYTIVIPMLNPLIYSLRNKDVKDVLKKIMRGTIFSRLM, encoded by the coding sequence ATGGCTTCATTAAATGAATCTACAGTAGTTATGTTTATCTTAGAGGGATTAACAGACCAACCAGAGCtccaattatttctctttatcttgTTCCTGGTCATCTATGTTGTCACTGTGGTGGGAAACTTGGGCATGATCATACTAATTGCTGTTGGCCCTCAGCTACAATCTCCAATGTATTATTTTCTCAGCAACTTGTCCTTTGTGGATCTCTGTTACTCTTCTGCCATTACTCCCAAACTTTTGATGAATTTCACAGGGGATAAAAACATCATATCCTATATTGAGTGTATGACacagctttttttcttctgtttttttattgtttctgagTGTTTCATGCTGACAGCTATGGCCTATGACCGTTATGTTGCCATCTGTAGTCCCTTACTTTATACTATCATTATGTCTCCACGCGTCTGTTACATTTTGGTGACAGGGGTATATACAATGGGTACCTTTACCACTCTGGTTCACACATGTTGCATGGCCAGATTGTCCTTCTGTGGTCCTAATTTGATTAAACACTACTTCTGTGACATTATTCCCCTACTGAAGCTCTCCTGTTCTAGTACCTACATTAATGAGCTTCTAGTGATGATTATTGGTACATTCAATGTATTTTCAACCACTGCAGCCATCTTCATCTCTTATTCTTTAATCCTCACTAGCATCCTTCGCATGCAATCTGCTGAAGGGAGATCTAAAGCCTTTAGTACCTGTAGTTCTCACCTGACAGCTGTTGCTATCTTTTATGGCACCATTATTTTCATGTATCTTAAACCACCATCAAGTAGTAACATGACTCAGGAAAAGGTGGCCTCagtattttatactatagttATTCCTATGTTGAATCCTCTAATCTATAGCCTGAGGAATAAGGATGTCAAAGATGTACTAAAGAAAATCATGAGAGGTACAATATTTTCCAGGCTTATGTAG